The following proteins are encoded in a genomic region of Nicotiana sylvestris chromosome 4, ASM39365v2, whole genome shotgun sequence:
- the LOC138889425 gene encoding uncharacterized protein, with translation MSLIESYCRSYIWAGANTITKRTLIAWDRMCLPISAGGYNLLNIRIWNRAAISKVYWDFAKKKDKMWMKWIHTYYIKSQSIMEMDIPQQASWMVKKIIEARGIIQQLPTAQLNQSSIKHIYLGMLGNHSRVTWRALMFHNDARPKTRFTMWMQCHGRLMTTYRLAKWGIQVNTMCCLCNGTNETHTHLFGECSFAKAVWGRLIQWTQIQVNTNHDYAQKMAWITTKAKGKSCAARLLKMVYAEYVYGLWRQRNSRIFEGTSRTTEQVAREMACVCNIRAQGGMRARLQQLRF, from the coding sequence ATGAGTCTGATTGAATCATATTGCAGAAGCTATATTTGGGCTGGTGCTAATACAATCACCAAGAGAACTTTGATAGCATGGGATAGAATGTGTTTACCTATATCTGCTGGAGGATATAATCTTCTGAACATTAGAATCTGGAATAGAGCTGCTATCAGTAAAGTCTATTGGGATTTCGCAAAGAAAAAAGATAAGATGTGGATGAAATGGATACATACTTACTACATAAAAAGTCAAAGCATAATGGAGATGGACATACCCCAACAGGCCAGTTGGATGGTGAAAAAGATCATAGAGGCTAGAGGGATAATTCAACAACTGCCTACAGCGCAACTCAATCAGAGTAGCATCAAACATATATATCTGGGCATGCTAGGAAATCATAGCAGGGTGACTTGGAGAGCTTTAATGTTTCACAATGATGCTAGGCCTAAAACAAGATTTACCATGTGGATGCAATGCCATGGCAGATTAATGACAACATATAGACTTGCAAAATGGGGAATACAAGTGAATACAATGTGCTGTTTGTGCAATGGAACAAATGAAACACACACACATTTGTTTGGTGAGTGCAGTTTTGCCAAAGCAGTATGGGGAAGACTTATACAATGGACACAAATCCAGGTGAATACCAACCATGATTATGCACAGAAGATGGCATGGATAACAACAAAAGCTAAGGGGAAGTCATGTGCAGCCAGACTTCTGAAAATGGTATATGCAGAATATGTCTATGGGCTTTGGAGGCAGAGAAATAGTAGAATATTTGAGGGGACAAGCAGGACAACAGAGCAGGTAGCAAGAGAAATGGCATGTGTTTGTAACATCCGAGCTCAAGGAGGAATGAGAGCAAGATTACAACAGCTTAGATTTTGA